A stretch of the Aegilops tauschii subsp. strangulata cultivar AL8/78 chromosome 4, Aet v6.0, whole genome shotgun sequence genome encodes the following:
- the LOC109742124 gene encoding uncharacterized protein, with the protein MVGDSEWTAIDATLIRWFFTTISNDPFHTVVSDGGDARAVWDEQSIDDYCRRLKTLAHELRDIGAKVDDDLLLSSLTAGLNKDFTNAAANLTLMPKPSFPKFVEYLRLEECRMKGFVVLAPFEGITSRCDIGEYPL; encoded by the exons ATGGTGGGCGACTCAGAGTGGACTGCGATCGACGCTACGCTCATCCGGTGGTTCTTCACCACCATCTCCAATGACCCGTTTCACACGGTCGTGAGCGATGGTGGTGACGCCCGCGCCGTGTGG GATGAACAGTCCATCGATGACTACTGCCGCCGCCTGAAGACGTTGGCGCATGAACTCCGTGACATCGGCGCCAAGGTTGATGACGACCTCCTCCTCAGCTCGCTCACCGCTGGCCTCAACAAGGACTTCACCAACGCCGCCGCCAACCTCACCTTGATGCCGAAGCCCTCCTTCCCCAAGTTTGTGGAGTACTTGCGGTTGGAGGAGTGCCGGATGAAGGGG TTTGTTGTtcttgctccttttgaaggaatcacgagccggtgcgacattggagagtacCCACTTTGA